The DNA region TGACCTTAGCTCGCCGCATCGGCCCCAAGCCACGCCAGTGCGCCCTGCGCCGCGACCATGCCCATGCTGAACCACGTCTGTACTGAACCACGCCTGCAGCAGGTAGCCGCCCGTGGGGGCCTCCCAGTCGAGCATCTCGCCCGCGACGAACGTGCCTGGCAGACGCCGTAGCATGAGGTGCTCGTCTACCTCCGACGACGATGATCCGCCAGAAGCGGTCCCTGCCTCCCGCGGATGCGCGTCGTCGGGCAAGCACCGCTTGAGACCGTCCTTCGGGGCGGTTTTTTGCGTTGGTGGTGGTCGTGCGTCGGCCCGAGATGGCTCATGTCTATAGTGACAGCGTGGACGCGGCGACCGAGACCTCTCCTGGAGACAGCGTGACCACCAGGGCGCGGGGCCGCTTCCGACCCGACGTTGAGGCGCTGCGGGCGCTCGCGATCACCCTGGTGCTGTTGTTCCACGCGGGAGTGACCTTCGTGCCGGGCGGGTTCGTCGGCGTCGACGTGTTCTTCGTGATCTCGGGATTCCTCATCACCGGTCTGCTCGTGCGCGAGCTCGAGGGATCGGGGCGCATTCGCCTCGCCAATTTCTACGCCCGACGCGTCCGCCGGCTCATCCCCGCAGCGGTGACGGTCCTGGCGTTCGTTGCCGTGGTGACATTGCGCTTCTCACCGGGCGGCTATCGGGACGAGTACGGCTCCGACATCTCGTCGGCCGCGGGCTATTGGGCGAACTGGCACTTCGCGGCTCGAGCGGTGAACTACCTGGGATCCCAGTTGGCCCCGTCCCCGGTTCTGCACTATTGGTCGCTCTCGGTCGAAGAGCAGTTCTATGTGGTGTGGCCGGTGCTGCTGGCCCTTGTCGCCGTGGGCGTGCGCCGGTGGTCGTGGCGCATCCGGCCGGCGATGGCCATCGCCCTAGGCGCGGTCGCCGTGCCGTCCTTCGTGTGGAACGTCATGGAAACGGCGTCGAACCAGCCCTTCGCATTCTTCGACACGGGCGCGCGGATGTGGGAACTGTCCCTCGGCGGGTTGGTGGCCATCGGGGCGCCCCTGTGGTCGAAACTGCCGCGACGCGTGCGAATGGTGGGCACCGTCGTGGGGTTGGGCGCCGTCGCGGTCTCGGCCTTGGCCGTGCACGAGGCGATGCCGTGGCCGGGGACGCTCGCGCTCTTGCCGACGGTCGGCACCGCGCTCATCATCGTCTCCGGGTCCGCCGGTACCCACGCTCCGGTGATGACGGGGGCGCTGTGGCGCCCGCTCGTGTGGGTCGGCGGAATGTCCTACTCGCTGTATCTGTGGCACTGGCCCGTCCTGATTGCGGCGAGAGAGATCTGGGGTCCGGGCACCGTCGCCAGGGGGCTTGGGGCCATTGGTGTGGCCTTTGTGCTTGCATGGCTCACGCATCGCTTCATCGAGAACCCGGTGCGATTCTCACCCAGGCTGACGGCGTCGGCCTGGCGTTCGCTCGCGATGGGTCTCGGACTGAGCGTGTGTGGTGTGGCGCTCGGCTTGGTCGTGACGCACCTGAGCCCGTCACTGCAGGCGACGCCGGGTGTGGGTGTCGATCCGACCGCGGCGGGCGCCCCTGCCACCGTCGACCTCACCACCGTTGATCCGACCGCGCCCCTTGGTGCGGCCGTCCTGTGGCCGGACCCGGTCGCGCGATGGGCAGACATCCCGAAGTCAGGGGCCGTCACGCCCGTGCCCGACCCTGGCGTCGCCATCAATGACCGGCCCATCTACAACGACCCCAACTGTCACCTGATCATCGAGTTCAACGAGGTGACGCCCCGCTGGTGCATCGCGGGCGACACTCAGGCATCGCGGCGCATCGTGGTGGTCGGGGACTCGAAGGCGATCCAGTGGTACTCCGCGCTCAACGCGTACGGCTTGAAGAACGGCTGGCGGGTCGAATTCACGTCCAAGGCGAGCTGTCCCTTCTCCGAAGCGACCCTCATCGTCAGGTCGGCGCCATATACCCAGTGTGATGAGTGGAACCGCCTCGTGCTGGCGGGGCTCGACGCGAATCCACCCGACGTCGTCATCACGTCGGGCATCTACGGGATCGCCTCCCCGCTGGGATCCTCCGCCGACGTACCCATGTCCGAGGCCGCGGGCATCGACGGATACACGCTGCGATGGACACACCTCGAGTCCGAAGGCATCCACGTGATCGCACTGCTCGACAACCCGCAGCCGCCGCTCGACATCGACGAATGCGTGTTGCACCACCTCTCGGACCTCGATCAGTGCGCACTGAACCGAAGCTCGGCCGTTGGGGTCAGTGGGGGACCGTCGATGCGCGAGGCGGCCGGCCGCACGCCGGGCGTGAGCGTCATTGACTTCACCGACTACTTCTGTGATGCGACCGTGTGCCCAGCGGTGATCGACAACGTGGTCGTCTACCGCGGCGGCTACCACCTGACCGACTCCTACGTCCGTACGCTCGCGCCGATGCTCGACTGGCAGCTCAACCAGATTCTGGGTACGACGGCGACTGCGACGGCGACACCGTAGGTGTAGCGGCTCGATCGCGCCGATCGCGCCGATCGCGGCAAGGGTGGTCGACGAGGGCGGGGCCCCTTACCCCGCCGCAGCGGCCTCGAGCCACGCCAGCGCACCCCGCGCCGCGACCACGCCCGTGCTGAACGACGCCTGCAGCAGGTAGCCGCCCGTGGGTGCCTCCCAGTCGAGCATCTCGCCCGCGACAAACGTGCCGGGGAGTCGGCGCAACATGAGGTGCTCGTCAACCTCCGACCACGCGATGCCGCCCGCGGTGGAGATCGCCCTGTCGATCGGCATCGTCCCCGTGACTACCACTGGCACCGCCTTGACCAGTGCGGCCATCGCGGCGGCGTCGCCCGGCAACTGGCCGCCGCCCGCTTCCCGTAGCAGTCCGATGGCCGCGGGGTCCAGGCCGATCGCACGACGCAACCAGTTCGACGCCGAGTCCTTCGGCCGGCGGTGCTGCAGGCGCTCGGCGAGCTGGTCGACGGTGAGGTCGGGGCGGAGGTCGACCTCGACGACGCATCGGGCGGCGGTGTTGAGCGCGGCGGCGTCGAGGGCCTCCCGGATGGCGCCGCCGCTCGCGTAGACGGGCCCGCCTTCGATCCCCGTCTTGGTGAGCATCGCGTCGCCGCGCACGGGTGCGTTGAGAGAGGTGCCCCGCGGGCCGCGCACGGTCAGGGACACGTTCTTCAGGGGTGTTCCGGCGAACCTCTCGGCGAAGATCTGGGACCACTCGACCCGGACCCCAACGTTCGCGGCCCGCAGCGGCGTCACCTGCACGCCTAGCTCGGCGAACGGGCCCACCCATCCGCCGTCCGAACCGAGGTGTGGCCACGATGCCCCGCCCAGGGCGAAGATCGTGACGTCGCTCGTGACTTCGGTCGTAACGCCGTCAGCGTCGGTGACGAGGAGAGCGTCGGCGCTGCCAGGGGAGCCGTTGCCGGCGTCGGCTGCCCCGCCTGCCCAGCCCGACCAGAACGTCCGACGCTCGATCCGCACCCCGAGTTCGTCGAGTCGTGCGAGCCACGCGCGGAACAGCGGCGTCGCCCGGAACGCCTCGGGGAACACCCGCCCGCTCGACCCGACGAACGTCGGCTCGCCCAGGCCGGCGCACCACTCGCGCAGGTCGTCGGGGCCGAACGCTACGAGCATCGGCGCAATCCTGTCTGCTGACCTGCCGTACCGCGTGACGAAGCGGTCGCGATCCTCCGAATGCGTGAGGTTCAACCCGCCGTGGCCCGCCAGCAGGAACTTGCGGCCGGGGGACGGCATGCGCTCATGAACCGTCACCGACACCCCTGCCCGCGCCAGCACCTCCGCGGCCATGAGGCCGGCGGGGCCGCCGCCGATGACGCGTGCGGTGGTCATCAGGGCTGGTGGCTGGCATCGTGCGCGCCGCGGGCCGCGGCGGCTAGACGCAGGGTCGCGAGCGAGGTGCCGAGGGTGTCAAGGTTCGCCGCGGGCAAGGGCGCCCTGAAGAAAGCCTCGAGCTCCTCGTCAAAGACGACGCTCGCCGAGGCAAGCAGATCGCGGCCCGCGCCCGTGAGTTCAACGATCGACGAGCGACGATCGGCCGGATTGGCGCGGCGAACGCAGTTGCCTGCCGCCTCGAGTCGATCGACCGCCTGGCTGGTGCCACCCACGGTGATGGCAAGCGCGTTGGCGATATCGATCACCCTGCAGGAGGGCGTGGCGTCAATCACCATCATCAGGTTGACGCTGCCAAGGCTGACTCCGGCGTCCTTCATGAGGCGCGCATCGACCGTGTTCCACAGGATGGTCTCGAACCGCACCAGGTCGTCGAAAACCTTACGCAGATCCACCATGGTCGCCCCTCGAGTCGTGTCGGGAATCATAGCACCAACTAGATCGTCGTTAAGTGACTTGACACTAAGTAGATTAGACGTAATGTAGTGCTTACGCTGGTCCAAGGGACCGGACGAAACCCACTCTTGTCCCCGATGTGGAGCAACATGACTCAGCAGCAACGACTGGCGCTCACCGAGATCTTCAGTCACCTTCCCTTTTCCATCACGGGTGACCCCGTGGAACAGCGGGTCAAGATGGAGGCCGCGTTGACAAGGATTCCCCTTGCTGGTGACGTCACAGTGGCCACGGGGTCGCTCGGGGGAATTCCCGTCCTCATCATTGATTCCCAGGGTGTTGACACGTCCAAGGTGCTCCTTCACTTTCACGGCGGGGTGTACGTCTTGGGCTCAGCCCGCGCTGGCGCGGGGCTTGCCGCCGCCCTCGGTAGGAGCGCGGGAATGAGGGTGATCTCGGTCGACTACAGGCTTGCCCCCGAGAACCCCTATCCGGCGGCGCTAGACGACGCGGTTGCCGCCTACCGCGCGGCGCTCGAGCAAACACCCACCTCGCACCTTGCCGTCTCGGGGGAGTCCGCCGGGGGAGGCCTCGCGACAGCGCTCATGGTTCGCTTGGCGGCCGAGGATCTTCCCCTTCCCGCCGCATCGGTGCTTCTGTCACCATGGGTTGATCTCACGCTGGCGGGCGACACCATGGTCAGCAAGGCGTCGATCGATCCGTCGGTGCTCACCCCCGAGGGCTTGCGCGAGCGTGTTCCCGATTATGTGGGCGACGTTGATCCTGCGACGCCGCTGGTCAGCCCGATTTTCGCCGACCTGACGGGGCTTCCGCCGACGCTCATCCAGGTGGGCTCTCACGAGATCCTGCTTGACGATGCCGTGCGGCTCGCGGGTGTTGCCGCGGCGCACGATGTGAATGTCACCCTTCAGGTGACGCCCAAGGTGCCGCACGTCTTCCAGGCCTTTGCCGCCATCCTGGACGAAGGCAAGGCCGCAGTGGAACAGGTGGGCGCCTTCTTGCGCGCGTACGTTGGAATGGTGAGGAGCGACTGATGGCGACGGTTCGACTGATGGAGACAGCCCAGCAGCGCGCGCGAGCCGTGCGCTTCGATCGTTACGGAGACAGGTCCGTCCTCTACGTCGCGGACGTGCCGATGCCCATTCCGGCGGACGGCGAGGTGCTTGTTTCCATCCGTGCGGCGGCCATCAACCCCGGCGAGACGAGCATTCGCACGGGGGCACTCCATGAGCGCTTTCCCGCGACGTTTCCGTCGGGAGAGGGTACCGACCTCGCGGGGGTCGTCACGGAAGTGGGGGCCGATGTCGTCGACTTCGCCGTCGGAGACGAAGTGCTCGGATTCTCGTGGACGCGATCCAGTCACGCGACGCATGCCGCGGTGCCCGCGAGCCAACTCATCCTCAAGCCGGACTCGCTCGACTGGGAGACGGCGGGTTCGCTGGCCGTCGCGGGTTGCGCGGCGTACGCCGCGGTGCGAGCCGTCGGGGCGCAAGCCGGTGAAACCGTGGCGGTATCGGCCGCGGCCGGAGGAGTGGGAGGCATCGTCGTCCAACTGTTGGCCGCGAAGGGTGTCAGAGTGCTCGGCATCGCCTCGTCCTCGAATGACAAGTGGCTGAGTGATCATGGCGCGATTGCGGTCAACTATGGCGAGCGGCTTGGCGAGCGGCTGCTGGCTCGGGCACCCCAAGGCGTCGACGCGTTCATCGACCTCTTCGGCCCCGAATACGTCGAACTCGCCGCGGCCATCGGCGTCCCGCCCGCCCGGATCGAAACCATCATCGCGTTCGAAAAGGCACGCGAACTGGGGGCCAAGGCGGAAGGAGGTGCGTCGGCGTCCACGAGGGAGGTCCTTGGTGAGTTGGCGTCCCTCGTCACGGCGGGCCAACTACGCATCGACATCGCTGCCACCTATCCGCTCGACGACGTGGCCGACGCCTTCGCCGAACTCGAGCAGCGCCACACTCGCGGAAAGATCGTCCTCCTGCCTTCTCTGCCCGCCCCGTCTTCGCAAGGAACACAATGAACCGCATTGCCCTCGTCACCGGCGCCTCCTCGGGCATCGGTGAGGCCTTCGCCCGGCTCCTCGCAGCGTGCAGCCACGACCTCATCCTCACCGCGCGACGCGGCGACCGCCTGACGGCTCTGGCTGCCGAGTTGGAGCACGCCTACGGCGTCGCGGTCGACGTGGTGGTGGCCGATCTCGGCACTGCCGGCGGGAGGGATGTCGTCGCGGGCGTCGTCGAATCCCAGCCAATTGACCTGCTGGTGAACAACGCGGGGTTCGGCGTCTATGCGCCCGTCGCGGAGACCGACCCTGCCGTGCTCGACGCCATGATTCAGCTCAACGTGCTCGCCGTGATGCACCTCACCCGCGCGGCATTGCCCGGAATGCTTGAGCGACGCAGTGGCTCTGTCATTAACGTCGCGTCGGGGCTGGCCTTCGACCCCACTGCCACGCGTGCCACGTACAGCGGCACCAAGGCCTTCGTGGTGAACTTCACGCGCGCCATCGATGAGGAGGTTCGCGAGCAGGGCATTCGTGTTCAGGTGCTGATTCCCGGACTGATTCGCACGGAGTTCCACGACACCTCCGGAACGGAGATTGGCGCCATCCCCGCGGGTTGGCTCATGGACCCCACCGACCTCGCGGCCGCCTCCCTGACGGGCCTCGAACGCGGTGAGGTGGTATGCGTGCCAGCTCTTCCGGACGCAGGCAAGGTGGCAGCCGCGCTCGATCTTCAGGCAGCGCTTACCAGGGAGCTCGTGAGGTTCGGCGCCTCCGCGAATCGCTACCGGGAGACCACGAACTAGGCATCCGGCCGGGCGTGTGTCTCACCCGCGCCGGGTGCCTCTCTCCACGCCCCCACGCTCGCCTGAGGGGGACCTTTGTCCCGCGAGACCGGGTCGCGCCTGTGGCTATAGTTCAAATGTGATTGATTCAAAAACTGTTGAAGCGACTAATGCCGTCAGTGGCCCCATCGAGGTGCTGCAGGCGATAGCCGACCCGGTGCGCTGGACGGTCCTTGACCTGCTTGCCGAGGCGCCGCGGTGCGTGTGCAAGCTGCAGGACCAGATCCCGATCGCGGGCAACCTATTGAGCTACCACCTCAAGGTGCTGCGCGAGGCCGGGTTGATCACGTCAGTGCGGCGCGGCCGATGGATCGACTACTCGCTCGCCGACGATGCCCGAGAGCGGATGCTTGCCACGTTGCCAGGTGCGGGTGCCCCCGCGTCGACCGATACCCGCCGATCCGATACCCGCCGAACCCTCACCGAAAGCTGAGACGCACATGACCGACAACGCGACACGAGAACCCGTCCCTGACTCCTCCGTGAGTCCGGCCAGCCCGGAAGGACAGCCGATCGCAAACGGACAGCCCGCCGCGGCCACACCGCTGATTTCGACCACCCAGCCCGCCGCGCCCGTCGGCCTCACGCCCAACCAGACTAGGCTGCGCACTCTGCACCCAGGCTGGTTTGCCTCCGTGATGGGCACCGCCATCGTCGCCGTGGCCACATACGACAACCCCGGCAACATCACCGCACTGCGCGGCGCCGCCCACGGCATCGGCGCTGGGGTAGCGGTCCTGGCCTACGCGTTGGGCATCGTGCTGACCGTCGCTTACCTGGCCCGTTGGGTCCGCCACACCGACGCCGCCCGCGCCGACCTGCGCCACCCGATCATGGGTGCGATGCACGCGACGGTGCCCGCGGGTCTGCTCGTCCTGGCCGTCATGACCTCCGTCGTCGGCCCGGAACTGTTCCCCGCGACAGCGGTGACGGCGATCATCGCCACCCTCGCCATCGTCGGCGTCACCCTGGGCCTGATCGTCAGCGTGGCCTTCGCCTACACGCTCTTCACGAGTGAGCACCCTATCGCCGCGGTCAACGGCGGGTGGTTCATTCCCCCTGTCGTCACGATCATCATCCCGATGGCGCTGACGCCGCTCATGCCCCACGTGGGGGCTGGCACCGCGCGGCTGCTCCTCGCGCTGGGTTACGCGACCTTCGGCATGGGCTTCCTGCTGTTCGTGTTCACGATGAGCCTGCTCCACGACCGCCTCGTGCTCCACCCCCTGCCGCCCGCAGCGCTCGCCCCGACGGTATGGATCGGGTTGGGGCCGGTCGGCGTCGGGACGCTCGTGGCCTTGGGGCTCGCCCACGCCGGGCAGTCCATGTTTGGCGCCTCTGGCGCGACGATCTCCATCATCAGCCTGCTGTTCGCGACCGCCGTGTGGGGCTTCGGCGCGTGGTGGCTGGCGATCGCGGTCGCCCTGCTCGTGCGGTACCTGCGTGCCGGCGGGCTGCCGTTCCACCTGGGCTGGTGGGCCTTCACCTTCCCGCTCGGGGCCTTCACCGTGTCGACGTTGGCCCTCGCTCGCTCCTGGGATGCACCCGTGCTCGAAGCGATCGCGGCGCTGTTGTACCTGGCCCTTGTCGGGTTCTGGGCCGTCGTCGCTGTGCGGACGGCTGCGGCGACGCGCACGGGCAAGATCTGGCTGCGCTGACCTCGACGGAGGGCAGCCCGCCCGCTGAGCCCGCCCGCTGACCCCGACAGGGGCCCCACTGACCACGGCAGGGCCCCACTGCGCACGGCCACCGCGACTTACAAGAGAATCGAAAGGAAGTGCATGATGACAACGAATGATCACGTCGACGTACTGGTGATCGGTGGCGGCCCTGGCGGTACCCCTGCGGCGATGGCGCTTGGCCGTGCAGGCAAGCACGTCATGCTGGTCGAGGCCGGACGTGGTCTCGGCGGCACGTGCCTCTTTGAGGGGTGCATCCCCTCGAAGATTTTCCGCGAGACCGCGGCCAGGCGGCACGAGATCGTCCGCGCAGGGGAGTTCGGCCTGCGACTCGGGAGCTCCGACCTGCCCGGCATCGACTGGGCCGCGGTCCAGAGCCGTCGCGACCGCATCCTGTCCGGCCGGGCGCAAGGCGCATTGGCCCACACCGAGGCGATGCCCTCGCTCGATGTCGTCTTCGGCAGGGCACGACTGACAGGTGCCCGCACCGCGCTCGTCGAGACGCCGGACATGCAGCGCACCGTCACGTTCGACCGCGCGATTCTTGCCACTGGTTCCGTGCCAGCCTCCTTGCCGATCCCTGGTGCGGAACTCCCAGGCGTAATCGACTCCACGCAACTCATAGAGATCGACGCAATCCCGCGCTCGATGGTGCTGATTGGGGCGGGGCCCATCGGCGTCGAGATGGCGCAGATCTTCGCGATGCTGGGCACTCGCGTGACCATCCTGGAAGTCGCGGACCGCATCCTCGGACCGGTCGATGCCGTTCTCGCCGGGCGGCTAGAGAAGCGCCTGGTCCAGGACGGGATTGAGGTCCACACCAAGGCGACCGTCGCCTCCATCACCGGGGACCGGGGCTCTCACGTGACGACCTTCTCCGTCGGCGGCAAGGAGATGACGGCTGAGACCGAGGTGGTAGCCATCGTCGCCGGTAGGCGCCCCAATGTCGCGGGCCTTGGCCTGGAGAACACCCAGGTTCTCAGCGACAAGAACGGAGTCATCGTCGATGACACACTGCAGACCGGTGAGCCGGGCATCTACGCCACCGGCGACCTGCTCGGCAACCCGATGTTCGCCCACTGGGCCACCGCCCAGGCTCTTGCGGTGGCACGCCACCTGCTGGGCGCACCCGTCGAGTTCCCGCGGCCGGAGCACAACAGTGCGGTGATCTTCTCCTACCCCGAGATTGGCATGGTGGGATTGACGGAGGAGGCCGCCCGCGCGGGAGGCCTGGATGTGGGCGTCTCCGAATATGACTACAAGGGCGACGCCCGCGCTCAGATCAGCGGTGACGCCGATGGTCTGCTGCGCATCGTCTACGCGCCCGACTCGCGCCGGGTCCTCGGTGTTCATGTGCTTGTAGAGGGCGCCGCCGACCTGATGGGCGAGGCGGCGCTCGCTGTCAGGGTCGGCTCGACAGTTGAGGACCTGGCGAGCACCATCCACCCGCACCCGACCCTCACCGAGGCCTTCGGGCTTGCCGCGCTCGCGGTTGGCGGCCGTAGGCGGGAGTGACGCTGGCGGCCGGGCGGCGCGAGTTGGGCCAGCACCGCTTGAGACCGCCCTTCGGGGTGGTCTTTCGCGTTTCTGGACGTGGTGGCTGCGAAGGTGGCACGCTCGACCCATGAAGCCGACCGCATCGCCATCCGATCTGTCCGATCTGTCCGATCTGTCCGCATCCGACCCGTCCGCCGATTCTCTTCACGTCACTCTCGCGCCGATGGACGAGCAGGGCATCGAGCTCTTCGAGCGGGCTCTCCTTTCTTCGGCGGGCACCGGCGAGTTTCAGTGGTTTGGGTTTACAAGCGCCGCCCACCTGCGCGCGCGGCTGGCCGAGGACGGCTTTCTCTCGCCCGGCGGCGGCGGCGGCATGCTGGCGATCCTGTGGGACGAGCGCCACGTCGGAAGGGTCGAGTGGTCTGCCAGGAGTTGGGGCAGGCCCGCAACCTCGTCGTGTTGGGAAATTGCGATTGGCATCGGCGCCGAGCACCGGGGTCAGGGCATCGGCTCCACCGCGCAGGACCTGCTCGCGCGGTACCTTTTCGAGCACACGCGCGCCGAGCGGGTCCAGGCCAGCACGGACGTCGAGAACCTCGCTGAACGTCGCGCGCTGATCAAGGCGGGTTTCCAGGAAGAGGGGACCGTGCGCCGGGCCCAGTGGCGCGCGGGCGAGTGGCACGACATGGTGCTGTACTCGCGGTTGCGCGAACTCGGCTGACGGGGCCACCGCCCGCCCCTGCGCTCGCGCGTGGTGGCTTGATCTGTACCGGTTTTGGGCTTGTCCTGTTGCGTGGTGGCTTGATCTGTACCGTTCGGGGTGGTGTTCCTCAGCCCGCACCCGCACCCGCACCCGCACCCGCACCCGCACCCGCACCCGCACCCCGCCAGCCGGACTCGCGTCGTCCCCGGGACGTGTGTTGGTGGTGTCTCCACAGGGTGTTGTGCCTGGTAGGTGGTTGTCTGACCCTGCTGGTTGACTGTTCTTGTGGCCATCGACGCGGCGGAAATTTCCAGGGTGAGTGCCCTGGTGGGTGTGCTCGCGCGCCGTGACGTGTCGGACCTTCCGGATGCTGCTTTCTTGGAGGCGCACGAGGAGATGGGCCGGCTCGAGCGGTTGGTTGGGACGTGGGGGGCGCGTTTCGCGGGTGATGTCGCGCGCAGGTCCGCCCCCGACCTGCCAGGTGGTGGTTTGGCACGAAGGCAGGGTTTCGGCAACGCGGGGGCGATGGTTGCCCGGGTGACGGGTGGGACGACCGCGGGTGCGATGCGCTCCATTGAGGCAGGGCTCGCGCTCATGCCGGCGGTGGTGTTGGTTGCGTCGCCCGATGGGTCCTTACCCACCCAGTCCACCACCCCACCTGCGCCCCGCTATCCCGCGGTGGCACAGGCCGCCCACGCGGGTGATCTGGCCGTTGATGCGGCGGGGTTGATCACCGCAGGGCTGGAAACTCTTGCGGAACGGGTGCCGAGTGAACGGTTGCAGGAGTTGGAGCGTCGCCTGGTGGACCGGGCGGTGCATTTGGCGGTGCATGAGGTGCGGCGCCTGGTCGCCCACGCGGTGGCACACGCTGACCTTGCCGGTCATGAACAGCGTGAACGCCGTCAGCATGAGGAGCGGTTCCTGGCGTGGAAGGAAGACCACACCGGGATGGTCACCTTCACCGGCAAACTCGACGCCGTCACAGCAGCACCCATTCGTACCGTGATCGAACAAATCGTCACCCATCAGTTCCGTGCCAGGCGTGACCAAGACCCGTCGCAGCGTGATCAGCGCACGCCAGATTTGAGAACTGTGGGTCAGATGCGGGCCGATGCCTTGTTTGAGGTCTGTCGGCACGCGTTGGGCTGCAAGGAAACGGACCGGTCGGGGATCCGCACCACCATCATCGTGCGGATGAGCCTGCGCGACCGCGACACGGGGACCGGTTTGGGCAGTATTGACGGCACCAACCAACCCGTCTCAGTAGGTCAGCTGCGCCGTCTCGCGGGGGATGCGGGCATCATTGCCGAAGTGTTGGGCGGCGAGAGTGAGGTACTCGACCTGGGCCGCAGAGTCAGGCTCTTCACACCGGCACAAAGACTCGCGTTACTCGAACGCGACGGCGGGTGCGCCAAATGTCATGCCCCACCCGAACACTGCGAAGCCCACCACATCCACTGGTGGGAAAGAGGCGGTCGCACAGACCTGTCAAACGGGGTAATGCTTTGCACCAGATGCCACCACGACATCCACCGCCAAGGCTGGAACATTCAAGTGGAACACGGGCGGGTCAACTTCATCCCACCACCCCACATCGACCCCACATGCAGACCCAGACCA from Demequina lutea includes:
- a CDS encoding acyltransferase family protein, which gives rise to MDAATETSPGDSVTTRARGRFRPDVEALRALAITLVLLFHAGVTFVPGGFVGVDVFFVISGFLITGLLVRELEGSGRIRLANFYARRVRRLIPAAVTVLAFVAVVTLRFSPGGYRDEYGSDISSAAGYWANWHFAARAVNYLGSQLAPSPVLHYWSLSVEEQFYVVWPVLLALVAVGVRRWSWRIRPAMAIALGAVAVPSFVWNVMETASNQPFAFFDTGARMWELSLGGLVAIGAPLWSKLPRRVRMVGTVVGLGAVAVSALAVHEAMPWPGTLALLPTVGTALIIVSGSAGTHAPVMTGALWRPLVWVGGMSYSLYLWHWPVLIAAREIWGPGTVARGLGAIGVAFVLAWLTHRFIENPVRFSPRLTASAWRSLAMGLGLSVCGVALGLVVTHLSPSLQATPGVGVDPTAAGAPATVDLTTVDPTAPLGAAVLWPDPVARWADIPKSGAVTPVPDPGVAINDRPIYNDPNCHLIIEFNEVTPRWCIAGDTQASRRIVVVGDSKAIQWYSALNAYGLKNGWRVEFTSKASCPFSEATLIVRSAPYTQCDEWNRLVLAGLDANPPDVVITSGIYGIASPLGSSADVPMSEAAGIDGYTLRWTHLESEGIHVIALLDNPQPPLDIDECVLHHLSDLDQCALNRSSAVGVSGGPSMREAAGRTPGVSVIDFTDYFCDATVCPAVIDNVVVYRGGYHLTDSYVRTLAPMLDWQLNQILGTTATATATP
- a CDS encoding NAD(P)/FAD-dependent oxidoreductase — its product is MTTARVIGGGPAGLMAAEVLARAGVSVTVHERMPSPGRKFLLAGHGGLNLTHSEDRDRFVTRYGRSADRIAPMLVAFGPDDLREWCAGLGEPTFVGSSGRVFPEAFRATPLFRAWLARLDELGVRIERRTFWSGWAGGAADAGNGSPGSADALLVTDADGVTTEVTSDVTIFALGGASWPHLGSDGGWVGPFAELGVQVTPLRAANVGVRVEWSQIFAERFAGTPLKNVSLTVRGPRGTSLNAPVRGDAMLTKTGIEGGPVYASGGAIREALDAAALNTAARCVVEVDLRPDLTVDQLAERLQHRRPKDSASNWLRRAIGLDPAAIGLLREAGGGQLPGDAAAMAALVKAVPVVVTGTMPIDRAISTAGGIAWSEVDEHLMLRRLPGTFVAGEMLDWEAPTGGYLLQASFSTGVVAARGALAWLEAAAAG
- a CDS encoding MarR family winged helix-turn-helix transcriptional regulator, with amino-acid sequence MVDLRKVFDDLVRFETILWNTVDARLMKDAGVSLGSVNLMMVIDATPSCRVIDIANALAITVGGTSQAVDRLEAAGNCVRRANPADRRSSIVELTGAGRDLLASASVVFDEELEAFFRAPLPAANLDTLGTSLATLRLAAAARGAHDASHQP
- a CDS encoding alpha/beta hydrolase, yielding MTQQQRLALTEIFSHLPFSITGDPVEQRVKMEAALTRIPLAGDVTVATGSLGGIPVLIIDSQGVDTSKVLLHFHGGVYVLGSARAGAGLAAALGRSAGMRVISVDYRLAPENPYPAALDDAVAAYRAALEQTPTSHLAVSGESAGGGLATALMVRLAAEDLPLPAASVLLSPWVDLTLAGDTMVSKASIDPSVLTPEGLRERVPDYVGDVDPATPLVSPIFADLTGLPPTLIQVGSHEILLDDAVRLAGVAAAHDVNVTLQVTPKVPHVFQAFAAILDEGKAAVEQVGAFLRAYVGMVRSD
- a CDS encoding NADP-dependent oxidoreductase, which translates into the protein MATVRLMETAQQRARAVRFDRYGDRSVLYVADVPMPIPADGEVLVSIRAAAINPGETSIRTGALHERFPATFPSGEGTDLAGVVTEVGADVVDFAVGDEVLGFSWTRSSHATHAAVPASQLILKPDSLDWETAGSLAVAGCAAYAAVRAVGAQAGETVAVSAAAGGVGGIVVQLLAAKGVRVLGIASSSNDKWLSDHGAIAVNYGERLGERLLARAPQGVDAFIDLFGPEYVELAAAIGVPPARIETIIAFEKARELGAKAEGGASASTREVLGELASLVTAGQLRIDIAATYPLDDVADAFAELEQRHTRGKIVLLPSLPAPSSQGTQ
- a CDS encoding SDR family NAD(P)-dependent oxidoreductase, with the protein product MNRIALVTGASSGIGEAFARLLAACSHDLILTARRGDRLTALAAELEHAYGVAVDVVVADLGTAGGRDVVAGVVESQPIDLLVNNAGFGVYAPVAETDPAVLDAMIQLNVLAVMHLTRAALPGMLERRSGSVINVASGLAFDPTATRATYSGTKAFVVNFTRAIDEEVREQGIRVQVLIPGLIRTEFHDTSGTEIGAIPAGWLMDPTDLAAASLTGLERGEVVCVPALPDAGKVAAALDLQAALTRELVRFGASANRYRETTN
- a CDS encoding ArsR/SmtB family transcription factor, with the protein product MIDSKTVEATNAVSGPIEVLQAIADPVRWTVLDLLAEAPRCVCKLQDQIPIAGNLLSYHLKVLREAGLITSVRRGRWIDYSLADDARERMLATLPGAGAPASTDTRRSDTRRTLTES
- a CDS encoding dihydrolipoyl dehydrogenase family protein yields the protein MMTTNDHVDVLVIGGGPGGTPAAMALGRAGKHVMLVEAGRGLGGTCLFEGCIPSKIFRETAARRHEIVRAGEFGLRLGSSDLPGIDWAAVQSRRDRILSGRAQGALAHTEAMPSLDVVFGRARLTGARTALVETPDMQRTVTFDRAILATGSVPASLPIPGAELPGVIDSTQLIEIDAIPRSMVLIGAGPIGVEMAQIFAMLGTRVTILEVADRILGPVDAVLAGRLEKRLVQDGIEVHTKATVASITGDRGSHVTTFSVGGKEMTAETEVVAIVAGRRPNVAGLGLENTQVLSDKNGVIVDDTLQTGEPGIYATGDLLGNPMFAHWATAQALAVARHLLGAPVEFPRPEHNSAVIFSYPEIGMVGLTEEAARAGGLDVGVSEYDYKGDARAQISGDADGLLRIVYAPDSRRVLGVHVLVEGAADLMGEAALAVRVGSTVEDLASTIHPHPTLTEAFGLAALAVGGRRRE